From the Streptomyces sp. Tu 2975 genome, one window contains:
- a CDS encoding adenosine deaminase, with the protein MNDLRPFVAGLPKAELHVHHVGSASPRIVAELAANHPDSMVPTDPEALADYFTFTDFAHFVEVYLSVVDLIRTPEDVRLLTFEVARDMARQNIRYAELTITPFSSTRRGIDEKAFMAAIEDARAAAERELGVVLRWCFDIPGEAGLEAAEETARLAVDLRPEGLVSFGLGGPEIGVPRPQFKPYFDRAIAAGLRSVPHAGETTGPQTIWDALTDLRAERIGHGTSSVRDPKLLAHLAEHRIPLEVCPTSNIATRAVTDLEQHPVKEMVAAGVLVTVNSDDPPMFGTDLNNEYAVTARLLDLDERGIAGLAKNAVQASFLDPAGKARIVSEIDTYTAEWLAR; encoded by the coding sequence ATGAACGATCTGCGCCCCTTCGTCGCAGGGCTGCCCAAGGCAGAGCTGCATGTGCACCATGTCGGCTCCGCCTCTCCTCGGATCGTCGCGGAACTGGCCGCGAACCACCCGGACTCGATGGTGCCCACCGATCCCGAGGCACTCGCCGACTACTTCACCTTCACCGACTTCGCGCACTTCGTCGAGGTCTACCTCTCGGTCGTGGACCTGATCCGCACCCCGGAGGACGTGCGGCTGCTCACCTTCGAAGTCGCCCGCGACATGGCGCGGCAGAACATCCGCTACGCGGAGCTGACCATCACGCCCTTCAGCTCCACCCGCCGCGGCATCGACGAGAAGGCATTCATGGCCGCCATCGAGGACGCCCGCGCCGCGGCGGAGCGGGAGCTCGGAGTGGTCCTGCGCTGGTGCTTCGACATCCCCGGCGAAGCAGGGCTCGAGGCCGCGGAGGAGACCGCACGGCTCGCCGTCGACCTGCGGCCGGAGGGCCTTGTCTCCTTCGGTCTCGGCGGACCCGAGATCGGCGTTCCGCGCCCGCAGTTCAAGCCGTACTTCGACCGTGCGATCGCCGCCGGCCTGCGTTCCGTGCCGCACGCCGGCGAGACGACCGGGCCGCAGACGATCTGGGACGCGCTGACCGATCTGCGCGCCGAGCGCATCGGACACGGCACCAGCTCGGTGCGGGACCCGAAGCTGCTGGCCCACCTCGCCGAGCACCGGATCCCGCTGGAGGTGTGCCCCACGTCCAACATCGCCACCCGGGCGGTCACCGACCTCGAGCAGCACCCGGTCAAGGAGATGGTCGCCGCCGGTGTCCTGGTCACGGTCAACAGCGACGACCCGCCGATGTTCGGCACCGACCTCAACAACGAGTACGCGGTCACCGCCCGGCTGCTGGACCTGGACGAACGCGGTATCGCCGGTCTCGCCAAGAACGCGGTGCAGGCGTCGTTCCTGGACCCTGCCGGCAAGGCCCGGATCGTCTCGGAGATCGACACGTACACCGCCGAGTGGCTCGCCCGCTGA
- a CDS encoding gamma-aminobutyraldehyde dehydrogenase produces the protein MTTELRRLRNYINGEFKDAADGRTIDIVNPATGEVYATSPLSGQADVDAAMDAAAAAFPAWRDTTPAERQKVLLKIADAFEERAEDLIAAESENTGKPLGLTRTEEIPPMVDQIRFFAGAARMLEGRSAGEYMEGMTSIVRREPVGVCAQVAPWNYPMMMAVWKFAPALAAGNTVVLKPSDTTPASTVLMAEIIGAIAPKGVFNVVCGDRDTGRAMVEHPVPAMASITGSVRAGIQVAASAAKDVKRVHLELGGKAPVVVFEDTDIAKAVEDISVAGFFNAGQDCTAATRVLVHESIHDEFVSALAKAAAETKTGAPDDEDVLYGPLNNANQLDQVTGFIDRLPAHAKVESGGQRVGDKGYFYAPTVVSGLKQDDEIIQNEVFGPVITVQSFSDESQALEWANGVEYALASSVWTKDHSRAMRMSKALDFGCVWINTHIPLVAEMPHGGFKKSGYGKDLSAYGFDDYTRIKHVMTSLDG, from the coding sequence GTGACCACCGAGCTGCGTCGACTGCGCAACTACATCAACGGGGAGTTCAAGGACGCCGCCGACGGCCGGACGATCGACATCGTCAACCCCGCCACCGGCGAGGTGTACGCCACGTCGCCGCTCTCCGGCCAGGCCGACGTCGACGCCGCCATGGACGCAGCCGCGGCCGCCTTCCCCGCCTGGCGCGACACCACGCCCGCGGAGCGCCAGAAGGTACTGCTGAAGATCGCCGACGCGTTCGAGGAGCGGGCCGAGGACCTGATCGCGGCCGAGTCGGAGAACACCGGCAAGCCCCTCGGGCTGACCCGCACCGAAGAGATCCCGCCGATGGTGGACCAGATCCGCTTCTTCGCCGGCGCCGCCCGCATGCTGGAGGGCCGCTCCGCCGGTGAGTACATGGAGGGCATGACCTCCATCGTCCGGCGCGAGCCGGTCGGCGTCTGCGCGCAGGTCGCGCCGTGGAACTATCCGATGATGATGGCCGTCTGGAAGTTCGCGCCGGCTCTCGCGGCGGGCAACACCGTCGTGCTGAAGCCGTCCGACACCACGCCCGCCTCGACCGTGCTGATGGCCGAGATCATCGGTGCCATCGCGCCCAAGGGCGTCTTCAACGTGGTGTGCGGAGACCGCGACACCGGCCGTGCGATGGTCGAGCACCCGGTCCCCGCCATGGCCTCCATCACCGGCTCCGTGCGGGCCGGCATCCAGGTCGCGGCCTCCGCGGCCAAGGACGTCAAGCGGGTCCACCTCGAGCTCGGCGGCAAGGCGCCGGTCGTGGTCTTCGAGGACACCGACATCGCCAAGGCCGTCGAGGACATCTCGGTGGCGGGCTTCTTCAACGCCGGCCAGGACTGCACGGCGGCCACGCGTGTCCTCGTGCACGAGTCGATCCACGACGAGTTCGTCTCCGCGCTCGCCAAGGCGGCGGCCGAGACGAAGACCGGCGCCCCGGACGACGAGGACGTGCTCTACGGTCCGCTGAACAACGCGAACCAGCTGGACCAGGTCACCGGCTTCATCGACCGCCTCCCGGCGCACGCCAAGGTCGAGTCGGGTGGGCAGCGGGTCGGTGACAAGGGCTACTTCTACGCCCCCACCGTCGTCTCCGGCCTCAAGCAGGACGACGAGATCATCCAGAACGAGGTCTTCGGCCCGGTCATCACCGTGCAGTCCTTCTCGGACGAGTCGCAGGCACTCGAGTGGGCGAACGGCGTGGAGTACGCGCTGGCCTCCTCGGTGTGGACCAAGGACCACTCGCGGGCGATGCGGATGTCCAAGGCGCTGGACTTCGGCTGTGTGTGGATCAACACCCACATCCCGCTGGTCGCCGAGATGCCCCACGGCGGCTTCAAGAAGTCCGGCTACGGCAAGGATCTGTCGGCGTACGGCTTCGACGACTACACGCGCATCAAGCACGTGATGACGTCGCTCGACGGCTGA
- a CDS encoding DUF4190 domain-containing protein, whose translation MSDNQAQPSGGPQPHDPWAPPESSSAAGKVPLDKPAAAPPGVHDQPTVISMPGAGPEDTGSVPPPPVAPGGPAPAQPAAGAYGYPAAPSLPQPPAAGFGAPDPYGAGYPGYPGYGQAAGWQQQPANGMGITAMVLGILSVCLFCLYGVVAIVLGILALIFGILGRKRAQRGEATNGGMALAGIILGVCGIVIGAVVIALIAWGITTAINEENKQDDYDYDSYSNHLVVDVNR comes from the coding sequence ATGTCCGACAATCAGGCTCAGCCGTCCGGCGGGCCTCAGCCGCACGACCCGTGGGCTCCGCCGGAGAGCAGCAGTGCCGCCGGCAAGGTGCCTCTGGACAAGCCGGCAGCGGCCCCGCCCGGCGTGCACGACCAGCCCACGGTCATCTCGATGCCCGGCGCGGGCCCCGAGGACACCGGGTCCGTCCCACCGCCGCCCGTCGCGCCCGGCGGGCCCGCACCCGCCCAGCCGGCCGCGGGAGCCTACGGCTACCCGGCGGCACCGAGCCTGCCCCAGCCCCCCGCTGCCGGCTTCGGCGCCCCGGACCCGTACGGCGCGGGGTACCCGGGCTATCCCGGATACGGTCAGGCCGCGGGCTGGCAGCAGCAGCCGGCCAACGGCATGGGCATCACCGCGATGGTGCTCGGCATCCTCTCCGTCTGCCTCTTCTGTCTGTACGGCGTCGTCGCCATCGTTCTCGGCATCCTCGCGCTGATCTTCGGCATCCTGGGCCGCAAGCGCGCCCAGCGGGGCGAGGCCACCAACGGCGGCATGGCGCTGGCGGGCATCATCCTCGGCGTGTGCGGCATCGTCATCGGGGCCGTCGTCATCGCGCTGATCGCCTGGGGCATCACCACGGCGATCAACGAGGAGAACAAGCAGGACGACTACGACTACGACAGCTACTCGAACCACCTGGTCGTCGACGTCAACCGCTAG
- a CDS encoding NADAR family protein has product MGTIDELIKTTAAGGRVKFLHFWGHTPRKDGTIGPSCLSQWWPSPFEVDGVRYATAEHWMMASKARLFGDAEAERVALAAKSPAEAKKAGRLVRGFDDAIWKRERFGVVRSGSVHKFGQDAALRDFLLATGDRVLVEASPMDRIWGIGLAADDERAQDPVRWRGLNLLGFALMEAREELRSGRG; this is encoded by the coding sequence ATGGGGACGATCGATGAGCTGATCAAGACCACGGCGGCCGGTGGGCGGGTGAAGTTCCTTCACTTCTGGGGGCACACACCGCGCAAGGACGGCACCATCGGGCCCAGTTGCCTGAGTCAGTGGTGGCCGTCACCGTTCGAGGTCGACGGCGTGCGCTATGCGACGGCGGAGCACTGGATGATGGCGTCCAAGGCCCGGCTGTTCGGCGACGCGGAGGCGGAGCGAGTGGCGCTGGCCGCGAAGTCACCGGCGGAGGCCAAGAAGGCGGGGCGGCTGGTGCGCGGCTTCGACGACGCCATATGGAAGCGCGAGCGGTTCGGGGTCGTGCGCTCGGGCAGCGTGCACAAGTTCGGGCAGGACGCGGCACTGCGCGACTTCCTGCTGGCCACAGGGGACCGGGTGCTCGTCGAGGCCAGCCCGATGGACCGCATCTGGGGCATCGGACTGGCCGCGGACGACGAGCGGGCGCAGGATCCCGTTCGCTGGCGCGGGCTCAACCTGCTGGGGTTCGCGCTGATGGAGGCACGCGAGGAACTGCGGAGCGGCAGGGGCTGA
- a CDS encoding glycerophosphodiester phosphodiesterase: MRAVTVVAHRGDPYRFRENTLPSLRSAMGRGADAVEIDVRLTRDGVPVLLHDATLKRLWGHDRPLAGLTKADVDGLTHGGVPTLREALTGLGPHRLMIDLPGATPESVRRVVDTVRDCGAAEHVYYCAGPATMLAVRAADATAEIAMTWTTLAPPRPALLDAVKPRWLNYRFGLVGRELTDRVHRDGLLVSAWTADTRRTMRRLIGCGIDSITTNRVDALRAVLADSRSVKGPQR, translated from the coding sequence ATGCGCGCGGTGACGGTGGTCGCCCACCGGGGTGACCCGTACCGGTTCCGTGAGAACACCCTGCCCTCGCTGCGCTCGGCCATGGGGCGCGGCGCGGACGCGGTCGAGATCGACGTACGGCTCACCAGGGACGGCGTCCCGGTGCTGCTGCACGACGCGACGCTGAAGCGGTTGTGGGGTCATGACCGGCCGCTGGCGGGGCTCACGAAGGCGGATGTCGACGGCCTCACCCATGGCGGTGTGCCTACCCTCCGTGAGGCGCTGACCGGACTCGGCCCGCACCGGCTGATGATCGATCTGCCCGGCGCGACACCGGAGTCGGTGCGGCGCGTGGTGGACACCGTCCGCGACTGCGGTGCGGCGGAGCACGTCTATTACTGCGCCGGCCCTGCGACGATGCTCGCGGTCCGCGCGGCCGACGCCACCGCGGAGATCGCGATGACCTGGACGACCCTGGCCCCGCCGCGCCCCGCGCTGCTGGACGCCGTGAAGCCGCGCTGGCTCAACTACCGTTTCGGTCTGGTGGGGCGGGAGTTGACGGACCGTGTGCACCGGGACGGTCTGCTCGTCTCCGCGTGGACGGCGGACACCCGCCGTACGATGCGGCGACTGATCGGCTGCGGCATCGACTCGATCACCACGAACCGGGTCGACGCCCTCAGGGCCGTCCTCGCAGACTCGCGCTCTGTGAAGGGACCTCAGAGGTGA
- a CDS encoding ATP-binding protein, whose translation MTMPFVMPRPVGSPPATWAAYGLTTLTVLPLVWRRRAPVAVLLAVLAAGAVSLMIVQAEAGPVTVRTDPQKAEAAFDAISEAGRDAMAQLRRMLGVLRENEVQGAPRAPQPDLGDLPTLIDRVRTGGLEVSCRTEGAARALTPATGATVFRVVQEALTNVVKHAGATRASVRLHHGPGALEITVTDDGRGPAPAGGPGRTGGHGLTGIRERAAAHGGTASTGAGPGGKGFEVRVVLPVPAGTSGSSPGT comes from the coding sequence ATGACCATGCCGTTCGTGATGCCGCGTCCCGTCGGCTCGCCGCCGGCGACCTGGGCGGCGTACGGGCTCACCACCTTGACGGTGCTGCCTCTCGTCTGGCGGCGGCGGGCGCCGGTGGCCGTGCTGCTGGCCGTTCTGGCTGCGGGTGCGGTGAGCCTCATGATCGTGCAGGCGGAAGCGGGGCCTGTCACCGTCCGCACGGACCCGCAGAAGGCGGAAGCGGCGTTCGACGCGATCTCCGAGGCGGGGCGGGACGCCATGGCGCAGTTGCGCCGCATGCTGGGGGTGCTGCGGGAGAACGAGGTGCAGGGGGCGCCCCGTGCACCGCAGCCGGACCTCGGCGACCTGCCCACCCTGATCGACCGGGTCAGGACGGGAGGTCTGGAGGTCTCCTGCCGTACGGAGGGAGCGGCCCGGGCGCTGACGCCGGCGACCGGGGCCACCGTGTTCCGCGTGGTGCAGGAGGCACTGACGAACGTGGTCAAGCACGCCGGAGCCACCCGGGCGTCCGTCCGGCTCCACCACGGCCCTGGCGCCCTGGAGATCACCGTCACCGACGACGGCCGGGGGCCGGCTCCGGCCGGGGGGCCCGGCAGGACGGGCGGCCACGGACTGACGGGCATACGGGAAAGGGCGGCGGCGCACGGCGGTACGGCGAGCACCGGCGCGGGGCCTGGCGGGAAAGGCTTCGAGGTCAGGGTCGTACTGCCGGTCCCGGCCGGCACGTCCGGATCCTCGCCGGGAACGTAA
- a CDS encoding spermidine/putrescine ABC transporter substrate-binding protein, protein MEQYETERLSAAQLAAMRRSLTNGRGALSRRSLLRVSGAGALAVGGAGILSGCGIPPAKRESGAADSDDHSDKEKQLTFSNWTEYMDTSEDGKSRPTLEAFTKRTGIKVKYTEDINDNVEFFGKIQPQLAAGQDTGRDLINVTDWLAARIIRLGWAQKLDPSLLPHAYANLSSQFRTVDWDPGRAYSYPWTGIPCVIAYNAKATRGRKVDSVTQLLDDPSLKGRVGFLTEMRDTVGMTLLDMGKDPGTFTDADYDAAVGRLQKGVDKKQIRRFTGNDYTSDLAKGDLAACLAWAGDVIQLQADNPDIKYAIPAAGYVTATDNLLVPAEARHRKNATRLIDYYYELPVAAQLAAYINYVCPVTGVGAELAKIDPELAKNPLIIPDEAMAAKSHSFRSLSSEEETAYEEKFAKLIGA, encoded by the coding sequence ATGGAGCAGTACGAGACCGAGCGCCTCTCCGCGGCCCAGCTGGCGGCCATGCGGCGCAGCCTGACGAACGGGCGAGGGGCCCTCTCCCGCCGTTCGCTGCTGCGGGTGTCGGGCGCCGGTGCGCTCGCCGTCGGCGGCGCGGGCATCCTGAGCGGCTGCGGCATCCCGCCCGCCAAGCGGGAGAGCGGAGCAGCCGACTCGGACGACCACTCGGACAAGGAGAAGCAGCTCACCTTCTCCAACTGGACCGAGTACATGGACACCAGCGAGGACGGGAAGAGCCGCCCGACCCTCGAAGCATTCACGAAGCGGACCGGGATCAAGGTCAAGTACACCGAGGACATCAACGACAACGTCGAGTTCTTCGGCAAGATCCAGCCGCAGCTCGCGGCCGGCCAGGACACCGGACGCGACCTGATCAACGTCACCGACTGGCTGGCGGCCCGGATCATCCGCCTCGGCTGGGCCCAGAAGCTCGACCCGTCGCTGCTGCCGCACGCCTACGCCAACCTCTCGTCCCAGTTCCGCACCGTGGACTGGGACCCGGGCCGGGCCTACTCCTACCCGTGGACCGGCATCCCGTGCGTGATCGCCTACAACGCGAAGGCGACCCGCGGCCGGAAGGTCGACTCCGTCACCCAGCTGCTCGACGACCCGTCGCTCAAGGGCCGCGTCGGCTTCCTCACCGAGATGCGCGACACCGTCGGTATGACCCTGCTCGACATGGGCAAGGACCCCGGCACGTTCACCGACGCCGACTACGACGCCGCCGTCGGGCGCCTTCAGAAGGGTGTCGACAAGAAGCAGATCCGCCGGTTCACCGGCAACGACTACACCTCCGACCTGGCCAAGGGCGACCTCGCCGCCTGTCTCGCCTGGGCGGGTGACGTGATCCAGCTCCAGGCCGACAACCCGGACATCAAGTACGCGATCCCGGCCGCCGGTTATGTCACGGCGACCGACAACCTGCTCGTCCCGGCCGAGGCACGGCACCGCAAGAACGCCACCCGGCTCATCGACTACTACTACGAGCTGCCCGTCGCCGCGCAACTCGCCGCGTACATCAACTACGTGTGCCCGGTCACCGGCGTCGGCGCCGAACTCGCGAAGATCGACCCGGAGCTGGCGAAGAACCCGCTGATCATTCCGGACGAGGCCATGGCCGCCAAGTCCCATTCGTTCCGCTCGCTCTCCTCCGAGGAAGAGACGGCGTACGAAGAGAAATTCGCCAAGCTCATCGGCGCCTGA
- a CDS encoding gamma-aminobutyraldehyde dehydrogenase — protein sequence MGNRFQTQDRFAAGAQFIGGKLRPGTSGRMQDIVDPATGRAIHTYELAGPADVDAAVAAARDARPGWAGATPGERSEALHRFAAVLAGQAEDLAGAESLQCGKPIRLSTGFDVPGTIDNTAFFAGAARHLEGQSAGEYSGDHTSYVRREPIGTVGSIAPWNYPLQMAAWKVLPAIAAGNTIVLKPAEITPLTSLMFAQAATEAGVPDGVVNIVSGAGSDAGEYLVGHPDIDMTSFTGSTAVGKRVARIATDTVKRLHLELGGKAPFVVFDDADIEAAAHGAVAGSLINTGQDCTAATRAYVQRPLYDAFVAAVADLMATVRLGDPFDPATDLGPLVSHVQRDRVAAVVDRARGYATVVTGGEAPQGDLRDGAYYRPTLVTGAAQDSEIVQNEIFGPVLVVLPFDTDDEGLALANDTPYGLAASAWTRDVYRAGRATREIRAGCVWVNDHIPIISEMPHGGYRASGFGKDMSVYSFEEYTQVKHVMYDNTAVVRKDWHRTIFTGR from the coding sequence ATGGGCAACCGCTTCCAGACGCAGGACCGCTTCGCTGCCGGCGCGCAGTTCATCGGCGGAAAACTGCGGCCCGGAACCTCGGGGCGTATGCAGGACATCGTCGATCCGGCCACGGGTCGGGCGATCCACACGTACGAACTGGCCGGCCCCGCGGACGTGGACGCGGCCGTCGCCGCCGCCCGCGACGCCCGGCCCGGCTGGGCCGGCGCCACCCCCGGCGAGCGCTCCGAGGCGCTGCACCGCTTCGCGGCCGTGCTGGCCGGCCAGGCGGAGGACCTGGCGGGTGCCGAGTCGCTCCAGTGCGGCAAGCCCATCAGACTGAGTACGGGGTTCGACGTCCCCGGCACCATCGACAACACCGCGTTCTTCGCCGGCGCCGCCCGTCACCTCGAGGGGCAGTCCGCGGGCGAGTACAGCGGCGACCACACCTCGTACGTACGGCGTGAACCGATCGGCACGGTCGGTTCCATCGCCCCTTGGAACTACCCGCTGCAGATGGCGGCCTGGAAGGTTCTGCCAGCCATCGCCGCGGGCAACACCATCGTCCTGAAGCCAGCCGAGATCACCCCGCTCACGTCGCTGATGTTCGCCCAGGCGGCCACCGAGGCAGGCGTCCCCGACGGCGTCGTCAACATCGTCAGCGGCGCGGGCAGTGACGCCGGCGAGTACCTCGTCGGCCATCCGGACATCGACATGACCTCGTTCACCGGTTCGACCGCGGTCGGCAAACGCGTCGCCCGCATCGCCACCGACACCGTCAAACGCCTCCACCTCGAACTGGGCGGGAAGGCCCCCTTCGTGGTCTTCGACGACGCCGACATCGAGGCCGCCGCGCACGGGGCCGTCGCCGGATCCCTCATCAACACCGGCCAGGACTGCACCGCCGCCACCCGCGCCTATGTGCAGCGGCCCCTGTACGACGCGTTCGTCGCCGCGGTCGCCGATCTGATGGCGACGGTCCGGCTCGGTGACCCGTTCGATCCGGCCACCGACCTCGGTCCGCTGGTCTCCCATGTGCAGCGTGACCGCGTCGCCGCGGTCGTCGACCGGGCGCGTGGTTACGCCACCGTGGTGACCGGCGGCGAAGCACCGCAGGGGGATCTGCGCGACGGCGCCTACTATCGGCCCACGCTGGTCACCGGGGCCGCACAGGACAGCGAGATCGTTCAGAACGAGATCTTCGGACCCGTCCTGGTCGTGCTGCCCTTCGACACGGACGACGAGGGCCTCGCTCTCGCGAACGACACGCCCTACGGGCTGGCGGCCTCCGCCTGGACCCGGGACGTGTACCGCGCCGGCCGTGCCACCCGGGAGATCAGGGCCGGCTGCGTCTGGGTCAACGACCACATCCCGATCATCAGCGAGATGCCGCACGGCGGATACCGCGCCAGCGGCTTCGGAAAGGACATGTCGGTGTACTCCTTCGAGGAGTACACACAGGTCAAGCATGTGATGTACGACAACACCGCCGTGGTCCGCAAGGACTGGCACCGCACGATCTTCACAGGCCGATAG
- a CDS encoding ABC transporter ATP-binding protein gives MTDKQAGGDVRLSGISKTYGSFTAVHPLDLTVPQGSFFALLGPSGCGKTTTLRMIAGLEDPTTGTVRLGDKDVTDLPPHKRPVNTVFQSYALFPHLSIYENVAFGLRRRGVKSVKKQVDDMLELVQLGDFAQRKPHQLSGGQQQRVAVARALINHPQVLLLDEPLGALDLKLRRQMQLELKRIQTEVGITFVHVTHDQEEAMTMADTVAVMNGGRVEQLGAPAELYENPRTTFVANFLGTSNLIEAEVVRSSGDEVVVTAGGGKLRLPAGRCPDATATGGRLLVGVRPEKISLTPVADADAVPAGRNSVTGRILDSSFIGVSTQYVVESPAGKGLEVYAQNVEHRAGLEPGAEVVLHWNPEHTFGLDAAQAIDAGVETVGERP, from the coding sequence ATGACTGACAAGCAAGCGGGCGGCGATGTCCGCCTCTCCGGGATCAGCAAGACCTACGGCTCGTTCACGGCCGTCCACCCGCTGGACCTGACCGTCCCCCAGGGCTCGTTCTTCGCCCTGCTCGGCCCCTCCGGCTGCGGAAAGACCACCACGCTGCGGATGATCGCCGGACTCGAGGACCCGACCACGGGCACCGTCCGTCTCGGTGACAAGGACGTCACCGACCTGCCGCCGCACAAGCGGCCCGTGAACACGGTCTTCCAGAGCTACGCGCTCTTTCCGCACCTGAGCATCTACGAGAACGTCGCCTTCGGGCTGCGCCGCCGTGGCGTCAAGTCCGTGAAGAAGCAGGTCGACGACATGCTGGAGCTCGTCCAGCTCGGCGACTTCGCCCAGCGCAAGCCGCACCAGCTCTCCGGTGGACAGCAGCAGCGGGTCGCCGTCGCCCGGGCGCTCATCAACCACCCGCAGGTCCTGCTGCTCGACGAGCCGCTCGGCGCCCTCGACCTCAAGCTGCGGCGCCAGATGCAGCTGGAGCTCAAGCGCATCCAGACGGAGGTCGGCATCACCTTCGTCCACGTCACCCACGACCAGGAGGAGGCCATGACCATGGCCGACACGGTCGCGGTGATGAACGGGGGCAGGGTCGAGCAGCTCGGAGCGCCCGCCGAGCTGTACGAGAACCCGCGGACGACCTTCGTCGCCAACTTCCTCGGCACCTCCAACCTCATCGAGGCCGAGGTGGTCCGGAGCTCGGGCGACGAGGTCGTCGTCACCGCGGGCGGCGGCAAGCTCCGGCTGCCCGCCGGGCGCTGCCCGGACGCCACCGCCACCGGCGGCCGGCTCCTCGTCGGAGTCCGGCCGGAGAAGATCTCCCTCACCCCTGTCGCCGACGCGGACGCCGTGCCCGCAGGCCGCAACTCCGTCACGGGCCGGATCCTCGACTCCTCCTTCATCGGCGTCTCGACGCAGTACGTCGTAGAGAGCCCGGCGGGCAAGGGCCTCGAGGTCTACGCACAGAACGTCGAACACCGGGCCGGCCTGGAGCCGGGCGCCGAGGTCGTCCTGCACTGGAACCCGGAGCACACCTTCGGCCTCGACGCCGCCCAGGCCATCGACGCGGGCGTGGAGACGGTGGGGGAGCGGCCATGA
- a CDS encoding Lrp/AsnC family transcriptional regulator, protein MQSSVVASRSAESRNGTAGGSSTPTIDAVSLAIIEQLQEDGRRPYAAIGKAVGLSEAAVRQRVQKLLDQGVMQIVAVTDPLTVGLRRQAMVGIKVEGDLDPVADAVTAMAECEYVVMTAGSFDLMVEIVCEDDDHLLEVINKRIRALPGVRSTESFVYLKLKKQTYMWGTR, encoded by the coding sequence GTGCAGAGTTCGGTTGTGGCCAGTCGTAGCGCAGAGTCCAGGAACGGGACCGCAGGTGGTTCGTCGACCCCGACGATCGATGCGGTCTCCCTCGCGATCATCGAACAGCTCCAGGAGGACGGTCGCCGTCCCTACGCCGCGATCGGCAAGGCCGTGGGCCTCTCCGAAGCGGCCGTGCGGCAGCGCGTCCAGAAGCTGCTCGACCAGGGCGTGATGCAGATCGTCGCCGTCACCGACCCGCTCACCGTGGGCCTGCGACGCCAGGCGATGGTCGGCATCAAGGTCGAGGGCGACCTCGACCCCGTCGCGGACGCGGTGACGGCCATGGCCGAGTGCGAGTACGTGGTGATGACCGCGGGCTCCTTCGACCTCATGGTGGAGATCGTCTGCGAGGACGACGACCACCTGCTCGAAGTGATCAACAAGCGGATCCGTGCGCTCCCCGGCGTGCGCTCCACCGAGAGCTTCGTCTACCTCAAGCTCAAGAAGCAGACCTATATGTGGGGAACCCGATAG